The following proteins are encoded in a genomic region of Spirosoma sp. SC4-14:
- a CDS encoding iron-sulfur cluster assembly accessory protein, whose product MLALENPVLVRPEARQQLMDTMRANKIPDEYGLRVGIRGGGCGASWLLGFDVPGSADEVYNVEGVRIIIDRRHLLYVLGAEIGYEPGGFTVEKEQPSATGLR is encoded by the coding sequence ATGTTGGCACTTGAGAATCCTGTTCTTGTTCGGCCCGAAGCGCGGCAACAACTAATGGACACCATGCGGGCCAATAAAATTCCAGACGAATACGGCCTCAGGGTCGGTATTCGGGGAGGAGGTTGTGGCGCATCGTGGTTGCTGGGGTTCGATGTCCCCGGTTCTGCCGACGAAGTGTATAACGTAGAAGGCGTTCGGATCATTATTGATCGGAGGCATTTGTTATATGTATTAGGTGCCGAAATTGGTTATGAACCAGGTGGTTTCACGGTAGAAAAAGAACAACCGTCAGCAACGGGTCTGCGCTAG